In Pseudomonas putida, a genomic segment contains:
- a CDS encoding DUF485 domain-containing protein, giving the protein MTPERIESIANHPDFQHLVRRKRRLNGSLTLAMLVSYYGFVLLVAFSPSTLGQSLSGGVTTVGMLVGVLMVLLSFALTGLYVYRANNVLDPLNDKVKQECAQ; this is encoded by the coding sequence ATGACCCCCGAACGCATAGAAAGCATCGCCAACCACCCCGACTTCCAACACTTGGTCCGGCGCAAACGCCGCCTCAACGGCAGCCTGACCCTGGCCATGCTGGTCAGCTACTACGGCTTCGTGCTGCTGGTGGCCTTCTCGCCCAGCACCCTCGGCCAGTCGCTCAGCGGCGGCGTGACCACCGTCGGCATGCTGGTCGGCGTGCTCATGGTGCTGCTGTCCTTCGCCCTCACCGGCCTCTACGTGTACCGCGCCAACAACGTGCTCGACCCGCTCAACGACAAGGTCAAGCAGGAGTGCGCGCAATGA
- the paaC gene encoding 1,2-phenylacetyl-CoA epoxidase subunit PaaC, with amino-acid sequence MHKHDLIPYLLLLGDSALIQGQRLCEWCGHAPALEEELALMNVGLDLVGQARNWLEYAAELLDDGRDADALAFRRDERAFRNLLLVEQPNGDFAVTMTKQFFYDAWHLAVLQGLSESRDERIAGIAAKALKEVTYHLRRSSEWVQRLGGGTDESRRRMLAAIPALWRFTVELTAGSDNEVQLANAGLGADPAVVGAAWLKQVTAIFDSVELPLPKAASHFYLSGRQGLHTEHLGLLLAEMQFLPRAYPDATW; translated from the coding sequence ATGCACAAGCACGATCTGATCCCCTACCTCCTGCTGCTCGGTGACAGCGCCCTGATCCAGGGCCAGCGCCTGTGCGAATGGTGCGGCCACGCCCCGGCGCTGGAGGAAGAACTGGCACTGATGAACGTCGGCCTCGACCTGGTTGGCCAGGCGCGCAACTGGCTGGAATACGCCGCCGAGCTGCTCGATGACGGCCGCGATGCCGACGCCCTGGCATTTCGCCGCGACGAGCGGGCGTTTCGCAACCTGCTGCTGGTCGAGCAACCCAATGGCGACTTCGCCGTGACCATGACCAAGCAGTTCTTCTACGACGCCTGGCATTTGGCCGTGCTCCAGGGCTTGAGCGAGTCCCGCGACGAGCGCATCGCCGGTATCGCCGCCAAGGCCCTGAAGGAAGTCACCTACCACCTGCGCCGCTCCAGCGAGTGGGTGCAACGCCTGGGTGGCGGCACCGACGAAAGCCGTCGGCGCATGCTCGCCGCCATCCCGGCGCTGTGGCGCTTTACCGTCGAACTCACGGCCGGCAGCGACAACGAAGTGCAACTGGCCAACGCCGGCCTCGGCGCCGATCCGGCTGTGGTCGGCGCTGCCTGGCTCAAACAGGTCACGGCGATTTTCGACTCGGTCGAGCTGCCCCTGCCCAAGGCCGCCAGCCACTTCTACCTGAGCGGCCGCCAGGGCCTGCACACCGAGCACCTGGGCCTGCTGCTGGCCGAGATGCAGTTCCTGCCAAGGGCCTACCCCGATGCAACCTGGTGA
- the paaE gene encoding 1,2-phenylacetyl-CoA epoxidase subunit PaaE — MSQFHSLTIKQVRNETRDAVSIAFDVPEHLQQTFRFTQGQYLVMRTQLDDEEIRRSYSICSAVQDGELRVAVKRVPGGRFSAFANEVLKAGQQLEVMPPSGSFFVPLDPARQGNYLGVAAGSGITPILSIVASTLASEPHSRFTLLYGNRSSSGALFRDKLEDLKNRYLDRLNLIFVFSREQQDVDLYNGRIDADKCGQLFSRWLDVPGLDAAFICGPQAMTETVRDSLQANGMAKARIHFELFAAADNTARREAREAARQVDSALSHITVISDGRALSFDLPRNSQNILDAGNAIGAELPYSCKAGVCSTCKCRVIEGEVEMDSNHALEDYEVAAGYVLSCQTYPVSDKVVLDFDQL, encoded by the coding sequence ATGAGCCAGTTTCATAGCCTGACCATCAAGCAAGTGCGCAACGAGACCCGCGATGCCGTGTCGATCGCCTTCGACGTGCCTGAGCACCTGCAGCAGACCTTCCGCTTCACCCAGGGCCAGTACCTGGTGATGCGCACCCAGCTGGACGACGAGGAAATCCGTCGTTCCTATTCCATCTGCAGCGCGGTGCAGGACGGCGAACTGCGCGTAGCGGTCAAGCGCGTGCCGGGCGGGCGTTTCTCGGCCTTCGCCAACGAAGTATTGAAGGCCGGCCAGCAACTGGAAGTGATGCCTCCTTCGGGCAGCTTCTTCGTGCCGCTCGACCCGGCGCGCCAGGGCAACTACCTGGGCGTGGCTGCCGGCAGCGGCATCACCCCGATCCTGTCGATCGTCGCCAGCACCTTGGCCAGCGAGCCGCACAGCCGCTTCACCCTGCTGTACGGCAACCGCTCGAGCTCCGGCGCACTGTTTCGCGACAAGCTCGAAGACCTTAAAAACCGCTATCTCGACCGCCTGAACCTGATCTTCGTGTTCAGCCGCGAGCAGCAGGACGTCGACCTGTACAACGGCCGCATCGATGCCGACAAGTGCGGCCAGCTGTTCTCCCGCTGGCTGGACGTGCCAGGCCTCGACGCCGCGTTCATCTGCGGCCCCCAGGCGATGACCGAAACCGTGCGCGACAGCCTGCAGGCCAACGGCATGGCCAAGGCGCGCATTCATTTCGAACTGTTCGCCGCCGCCGACAACACCGCCCGCCGCGAGGCACGTGAAGCGGCGCGCCAGGTGGACTCGGCGCTGAGCCACATCACCGTGATCAGCGACGGGCGGGCATTGAGCTTCGACCTGCCACGCAACAGCCAGAACATCCTCGATGCCGGCAACGCCATCGGTGCCGAACTGCCCTATTCGTGCAAGGCCGGCGTCTGCTCGACCTGCAAGTGCCGGGTGATCGAGGGCGAGGTGGAAATGGACAGCAACCATGCCCTGGAAGACTACGAAGTGGCCGCCGGTTATGTGCTGTCGTGCCAGACCTACCCGGTGAGCGACAAGGTGGTCCTGGACTTCGACCAGCTGTGA
- the paaB gene encoding 1,2-phenylacetyl-CoA epoxidase subunit PaaB — MSTWTLYEVFVRSKHGLNHKHVGSVHAADAAMAIENARELYTRRSEGVSLWVVPSALITASSPDEKDPLFVPSDDKVYRHASFYELPDEVGHM, encoded by the coding sequence ATGTCAACCTGGACCCTCTACGAAGTGTTCGTGCGCAGCAAGCACGGCCTGAACCACAAGCACGTCGGCAGCGTGCATGCCGCCGACGCCGCCATGGCCATCGAGAATGCCCGTGAGCTGTACACCCGCCGCAGCGAGGGTGTGAGCCTGTGGGTAGTGCCTTCGGCACTGATCACCGCCTCCTCGCCCGACGAGAAAGACCCGCTGTTCGTCCCCTCGGACGACAAGGTCTATCGCCACGCCAGCTTCTACGAACTGCCCGACGAAGTCGGACACATGTGA
- a CDS encoding efflux transporter outer membrane subunit encodes MIQKTLLATLVLAAITGCTVGPDYQGAPEVAGKSLAASRLAHDARTEPAAPAVAQWWHGLGDARLDALVSQALADSPTLAEAQARLRQSRAGLASEQAAGRPKMSANATMLRMRSPDVSQFTGGEGGGGRGPLSLYLADFDASWEVDLFGGTRRAIEAADASAGASAAQLADAQVQLAAEVVQAYVDLRDRQQRLALVDASSELEQQVLELTRQRRSRGVASELQLEQVITQADTTRSQRLPLQAQIVESLDQLALLCGLEPGALDARLQAPDALPSVPAQVPLVDPAALLKARPDVRAAERQLASANAQIGEKTADWFPKLSLYGDLGFSAGDPGHLARKDNATWLVVPRLTWNALDFGRVKASVEGAEAGRDVALAQYRHTVLDALRDADSALARYGHQRENVVLLRGIQASAERAAELTRQRYRAGTASTLDWLDAERTRFDAQQNRVSGDAQLLRDFAALHKSLGLGWEG; translated from the coding sequence ATGATTCAAAAGACTCTGCTGGCCACCCTGGTGCTGGCCGCGATCACCGGCTGCACGGTGGGCCCCGATTATCAGGGCGCGCCCGAAGTCGCGGGCAAGAGCCTGGCGGCCAGCCGTTTGGCCCATGACGCCCGCACCGAGCCTGCCGCACCTGCCGTTGCGCAGTGGTGGCATGGCCTTGGCGATGCCCGGCTGGATGCGCTGGTGAGCCAGGCCCTGGCCGACAGCCCGACCCTGGCCGAAGCCCAGGCACGCCTGCGCCAGTCACGTGCCGGCCTTGCCAGCGAGCAGGCCGCCGGGCGCCCGAAAATGTCGGCCAATGCGACGATGTTGCGCATGCGCTCGCCAGATGTGTCGCAGTTCACCGGTGGCGAGGGCGGAGGAGGGCGTGGGCCTTTGAGCCTGTACCTGGCCGACTTCGACGCCAGCTGGGAAGTCGACCTGTTCGGCGGCACCCGGCGGGCCATCGAGGCGGCCGATGCCAGTGCTGGCGCCAGCGCCGCGCAGTTGGCCGATGCCCAGGTGCAATTGGCTGCCGAAGTGGTGCAGGCCTATGTCGACCTGCGCGACCGCCAGCAGCGCCTGGCCCTGGTCGATGCCTCGAGCGAGCTGGAGCAGCAGGTGCTGGAGTTGACCCGGCAGCGGCGCAGCCGTGGCGTGGCCAGCGAGTTGCAGCTCGAACAGGTGATCACCCAGGCCGACACCACGCGCTCCCAGCGCCTGCCGTTGCAGGCGCAGATCGTCGAGTCGCTCGACCAGTTGGCCCTGCTGTGTGGCCTTGAGCCAGGCGCGCTCGACGCTCGCCTGCAAGCGCCTGACGCGCTACCGAGCGTACCGGCCCAGGTGCCGTTGGTCGACCCTGCGGCGCTGCTCAAGGCGCGCCCGGACGTGCGCGCGGCGGAGCGTCAACTGGCCTCGGCCAATGCCCAGATCGGCGAGAAGACCGCGGACTGGTTTCCCAAACTGAGCCTGTATGGCGACCTGGGTTTCAGTGCCGGCGACCCGGGGCATCTGGCGCGCAAGGATAACGCCACCTGGCTGGTGGTGCCGCGCCTGACCTGGAACGCCCTGGACTTCGGCCGCGTCAAGGCTTCGGTGGAAGGTGCCGAGGCTGGGCGTGACGTGGCCTTGGCGCAGTATCGCCACACCGTGCTCGACGCGCTGCGCGATGCCGACAGCGCGCTGGCCCGATATGGCCATCAGCGGGAGAACGTGGTGCTGTTGCGCGGTATCCAGGCCAGTGCCGAGCGTGCTGCCGAGCTGACCCGCCAGCGCTATCGCGCCGGTACCGCCAGCACCCTGGATTGGCTGGACGCCGAGCGCACCCGCTTCGATGCCCAGCAGAACCGGGTGTCGGGGGATGCGCAGTTGTTGAGGGACTTTGCGGCGTTACACAAGTCATTGGGGCTGGGGTGGGAGGGGTAG
- a CDS encoding DHA2 family efflux MFS transporter permease subunit encodes MAEATLTAGDAPARAGNASLTDWIAVAAGSLGALLATLDISITNSALPQIQGQIGATGTEGTWISTGYLMSEIVMIPLAAWLTRVFGLRRFLMSMAVLFTLFSMYCGMSDSLAGMIAGRIGQGFAGGAMIPTAQTIIRTRLPQHQLPIGMSVFGLTVLLGPLMGPVVGGWLTENASWRWCFFLNLPVSIALVTLLWTGLKPDKLDLQQFFKADWLGIVGLAVGLSSLTVVLEEGQRERWFESQMILWLTALIVVGFVLIAVGQWTAKRPIIRLSLMRNANYASVILIVSVVGAGIYGISYLLPQFLGNVSGYNAQQAGSIMLLSGVPAFLLMPLLPKLLARYEARWLVSIGLALFCISCLLDVALTADSVGHDFSGSQIIRGFAQILAMMPLNQASMAAVKTDEAGDAAGLYNMARNLGGSIGLALIGVLVDRREHYHDAVLRESVNANATLVQDQMASRTAAFFAQSGDMVHAQMQSLEQLAQTIAREALVMTYGEAFLLLGLALLACIPLALLLKSRKLQGAAR; translated from the coding sequence ATGGCTGAGGCGACCCTCACTGCAGGCGACGCCCCGGCCCGTGCCGGCAATGCCTCGCTGACCGACTGGATCGCCGTTGCCGCCGGCTCGCTCGGCGCCTTGCTGGCGACCCTGGACATTTCCATCACCAACTCGGCGCTGCCGCAGATCCAGGGCCAGATCGGCGCCACCGGTACCGAAGGCACCTGGATCAGCACCGGCTATTTGATGTCCGAGATCGTCATGATCCCGCTCGCCGCCTGGCTGACGCGGGTGTTCGGCCTGCGCCGGTTCCTGATGAGCATGGCCGTGCTGTTCACCCTGTTCTCGATGTACTGCGGCATGTCCGACAGCCTTGCCGGCATGATCGCCGGGCGCATCGGCCAGGGTTTTGCCGGCGGTGCGATGATCCCGACCGCGCAGACCATCATCCGCACCCGCCTGCCGCAACACCAGTTGCCCATCGGCATGAGCGTGTTCGGCCTGACCGTGCTGCTGGGGCCGTTGATGGGGCCGGTGGTGGGCGGTTGGCTGACCGAGAACGCCAGTTGGCGCTGGTGTTTCTTCCTCAACCTGCCGGTGAGTATCGCCCTGGTGACCTTGTTGTGGACGGGCCTGAAGCCCGACAAGCTCGACCTGCAGCAGTTTTTCAAAGCCGACTGGTTGGGCATCGTCGGGCTTGCCGTCGGCCTGAGTTCGCTGACTGTGGTGCTGGAGGAGGGGCAACGCGAACGCTGGTTCGAATCGCAGATGATCCTCTGGCTGACCGCGTTGATCGTGGTCGGCTTCGTGCTGATCGCCGTCGGCCAGTGGACAGCCAAGCGGCCGATCATTCGCCTGAGCCTGATGCGCAACGCCAACTACGCCAGCGTGATTTTGATCGTCTCGGTGGTGGGCGCAGGGATCTATGGCATTTCCTACCTGTTGCCGCAGTTTCTCGGCAACGTGTCGGGCTACAACGCCCAGCAGGCCGGTTCGATCATGTTGCTATCGGGGGTGCCGGCATTCTTGCTGATGCCGCTGCTGCCCAAGCTGCTGGCGCGCTATGAGGCACGCTGGTTGGTGAGCATCGGCCTGGCGCTGTTCTGCATCAGTTGCCTGCTCGACGTGGCGCTCACCGCTGACAGCGTCGGCCATGATTTCTCGGGTTCGCAGATCATTCGCGGGTTCGCCCAGATCCTGGCGATGATGCCGCTCAACCAGGCCTCGATGGCGGCGGTCAAGACCGACGAAGCCGGCGACGCAGCCGGCCTCTACAACATGGCGCGCAACCTCGGTGGCTCGATTGGCCTGGCGCTGATCGGGGTGCTGGTCGACCGCCGCGAGCATTACCACGATGCGGTGCTGCGTGAGTCGGTCAACGCCAACGCCACGCTGGTCCAGGACCAGATGGCCAGCCGCACCGCCGCGTTTTTCGCCCAGAGCGGCGACATGGTCCACGCGCAGATGCAATCGCTCGAACAACTGGCCCAGACCATCGCCCGCGAGGCGCTGGTGATGACCTATGGCGAAGCCTTCCTGTTGCTGGGCTTGGCCTTGCTGGCCTGCATTCCCCTGGCGCTGCTGCTGAAGTCGCGCAAATTGCAAGGTGCTGCACGATGA
- a CDS encoding OprD family porin yields the protein MNRTHFTSAACLATLALPLSASADFIDDSHAKLELRNHYINRDFRQSNAPQAKAEEWGQGFTVKLESGFTDGPLGVGVDALGQLGIKLDSSRDRRNTGLLPFGPNSHEPVDDYSELGLTGKLRLAQSTLRLGTLQPSLPVVMYNDTRLLASTFQGGLLTSQDIDGLTFNAGRLSRANLRDSSGRDDMGYGAAVSDHLDFGGGSYALTAETSVSYYYAKLQDIYRQQFVGLVDTRTLGEGLSLRSDLRYFDSREDGAERAGTIDNRNFNAMFTLGVRAHKFTAAWQQQSGDSAFPFVNGGDPFTVNLVTFNTFTRAGLDSWQLRYDYSFAALGIPGLTFMTRYTDGRHAETATVSNGRERERDTDLTYVIQSGPFKDISLRWRNVTFRSGNGLTNAVDENRLIIGYTVALW from the coding sequence ATGAACCGCACGCACTTCACATCGGCCGCCTGCCTGGCCACCCTCGCCCTGCCCTTGTCGGCCTCGGCGGACTTCATCGATGACAGCCACGCCAAGCTGGAACTGCGCAACCACTACATCAACCGCGACTTCCGCCAGAGCAACGCACCACAAGCCAAGGCCGAGGAATGGGGCCAGGGCTTCACCGTCAAGCTCGAGTCGGGCTTCACCGACGGCCCGCTGGGGGTGGGCGTGGATGCCCTTGGCCAGTTGGGCATCAAGCTCGACTCCAGCCGTGACCGGCGCAACACCGGCCTGCTGCCGTTCGGCCCGAACAGCCACGAGCCGGTCGACGACTACAGCGAGCTGGGCCTGACCGGCAAGCTGCGCCTGGCCCAGAGCACCCTGCGCCTGGGTACCCTGCAACCGAGCCTGCCGGTGGTGATGTACAACGATACCCGCCTGCTGGCCTCGACCTTCCAGGGCGGCCTGCTGACCAGCCAGGACATCGACGGCCTGACCTTCAACGCCGGGCGCCTGAGCCGGGCCAACCTGCGTGACTCGTCCGGGCGCGACGACATGGGCTACGGCGCCGCCGTCAGCGACCACCTCGACTTCGGCGGCGGCAGCTACGCCCTGACCGCCGAAACCAGCGTCAGCTACTACTACGCCAAGCTGCAGGACATCTACCGCCAGCAGTTCGTCGGCCTGGTCGATACCCGCACGCTGGGCGAAGGCCTGAGCCTGCGCAGCGACCTGCGCTATTTCGACAGCCGCGAAGATGGCGCCGAACGTGCCGGCACCATCGACAACCGCAACTTCAACGCCATGTTCACCCTCGGCGTGCGCGCCCACAAGTTCACTGCCGCCTGGCAACAGCAGTCCGGCGACAGTGCCTTCCCATTCGTCAATGGCGGTGACCCGTTCACCGTCAACCTGGTGACCTTCAACACCTTCACCCGTGCCGGGCTGGATTCCTGGCAGCTGCGCTACGACTACTCGTTCGCCGCTCTCGGCATCCCCGGCCTGACCTTCATGACCCGCTACACCGACGGCCGCCACGCCGAAACCGCGACCGTCAGCAACGGCCGCGAACGCGAGCGCGACACCGACCTGACCTACGTCATCCAGAGCGGCCCGTTCAAGGACATCAGCCTGCGCTGGCGCAACGTCACCTTCCGTTCCGGCAATGGCCTGACCAACGCCGTGGACGAAAACCGCCTGATCATCGGCTACACCGTGGCGCTGTGGTAA
- a CDS encoding ABC transporter substrate-binding protein: MPRSVAHSSTPAKPRRLATAVALLCGLASSTAAFAEGKISIAQQFGIGYLLLHVVKDQHLIEKHAKANGLDDIEVEWRTISGATAMNEALLAGAIDVVSAGVPPMLTVWDRSLGKQNVKAVASLGSLPNYLLSNRAEVKTLQDLSERDRIAVPAAGVGFQSRTLQIETAKLYGNADFQHFDKISVSLPHPDATAALISGGSEITAHFSSPPFQYQALENPKVHKLISSYDILGGQSTFNVLYATQKFHDQNPKTYRAFYDALREAEQIVKADSGKAAETYIRVENSKLPLAFVKKIIDDPENDFTVSPQRTYIYAEKLHELGVLKNQAASWKDYFFEEAQAYPGS, from the coding sequence ATGCCCCGTTCCGTTGCCCATTCAAGCACCCCAGCAAAACCCCGTCGCCTTGCCACCGCAGTTGCCCTGCTCTGTGGGCTGGCGTCGTCCACGGCCGCCTTCGCCGAGGGCAAGATCAGCATCGCCCAGCAATTCGGTATCGGCTACCTGCTGTTGCATGTGGTCAAGGACCAGCACCTGATCGAGAAACACGCCAAGGCCAATGGCCTGGATGACATCGAGGTCGAATGGCGCACCATCTCCGGGGCCACGGCGATGAACGAAGCGCTGCTGGCCGGCGCAATCGATGTGGTCTCTGCCGGGGTACCGCCGATGCTCACCGTGTGGGATCGCAGCCTGGGCAAGCAGAACGTCAAGGCCGTGGCATCGCTTGGATCGCTGCCCAACTACCTGCTGAGCAATCGTGCCGAGGTGAAGACGCTGCAGGACCTGTCCGAGCGCGACCGGATCGCCGTGCCCGCGGCGGGTGTGGGCTTCCAGTCACGCACCTTGCAGATCGAAACCGCCAAGCTCTATGGCAACGCCGACTTCCAGCACTTCGACAAGATTTCCGTCAGCCTGCCGCACCCGGACGCCACCGCTGCGCTGATCAGTGGCGGCTCGGAAATCACCGCGCATTTCTCCAGCCCGCCATTCCAGTATCAGGCGCTGGAAAACCCCAAGGTGCACAAGCTGATCAGCAGCTACGACATTCTCGGCGGGCAGAGCACCTTCAACGTGCTGTATGCCACGCAGAAATTCCACGACCAGAACCCCAAGACGTACAGGGCCTTCTACGACGCCCTGCGTGAAGCCGAGCAGATCGTCAAGGCCGACAGCGGCAAGGCGGCCGAGACATATATCCGCGTGGAGAACTCCAAGCTGCCACTGGCCTTCGTCAAGAAGATCATCGACGACCCGGAGAACGACTTCACGGTTTCTCCGCAGCGCACCTATATCTATGCCGAGAAACTGCATGAGCTTGGGGTGCTGAAGAACCAGGCAGCCTCTTGGAAAGATTATTTCTTCGAAGAGGCGCAGGCTTATCCTGGCAGTTGA
- the paaZ gene encoding phenylacetic acid degradation bifunctional protein PaaZ, whose product MSIAPTLQSFIAGRWLGQHGAQALRSALDGHVLAYSHEERPDFAEAVDFARARGLAELLAMDFQQRAQRLKALALYLAERKEQLYALSHHSGATRADSWIDIEGGNATLFAYAGIGSRELPSGNLVHEGPAIALGKQGKFAGSHILVPRAGVAVHINAFNFPIWGMLEKFAPTFLAGMPCIVKPATSTSYLTEAVVRLMDESGLLPAGSLQLVVGSTGDLLDRLQGQDVVTFTGSADTAAKLRVTPNLIRNSVPFTAEADSLNCAILGPDVTPDSPEFDLYIKEVVREMTTKAGQKCTAIRRAIVPAKHIDAVATRLRERLSKVVVGDPSVEGVRMGALASHDQQRDVGERVRSLLHSCDQVFGASDGFAPRGEGVAEGAFFAPTLLQARDPHAEGGAHDIEAFGPVSTLMAYDDLDEALALAARGKGSLVASLVTADRAVAAKAIPVAAAWHGRLLVLDSEAAQESTGHGSPLPQLKHGGPGRAGGGEELGGLRAVKHYLQRAAVQGSPSMLSAVTGEYVRGAQVIETEVHPFRRYFEELRIGESLLTHRRTVTEADLVNFGCLSGDHFYMHFDEIAAKESQFGKRIAHGYFVLSAAAGLFVSPGAGPVLANYGLDTLRFINPVGIGDTIQARLTCKRKIDQGKTSPLGQPQGVVAWDVEVTNQLGEIVASYDILTLVLKKG is encoded by the coding sequence ATGTCTATCGCCCCCACCCTGCAGAGCTTCATCGCCGGCCGCTGGCTCGGCCAACACGGCGCGCAAGCGCTGCGCAGCGCCCTGGACGGCCATGTCCTGGCCTATAGCCACGAAGAGCGCCCGGACTTCGCCGAGGCCGTCGACTTCGCCCGCGCCCGCGGCCTGGCCGAGCTGCTGGCCATGGACTTCCAGCAGCGCGCCCAGCGGCTCAAGGCCCTGGCGCTGTACTTGGCCGAGCGCAAGGAGCAGCTGTACGCCCTGTCCCATCACAGCGGCGCCACCCGCGCCGACAGCTGGATCGACATCGAGGGCGGCAACGCCACCTTGTTCGCCTATGCCGGCATCGGCAGCCGCGAACTGCCCTCGGGCAACCTGGTGCACGAAGGCCCGGCCATCGCGCTGGGCAAGCAAGGCAAGTTCGCCGGCAGCCATATCCTGGTGCCACGCGCAGGCGTCGCGGTGCACATCAACGCTTTCAACTTCCCGATCTGGGGCATGCTCGAGAAATTCGCCCCGACCTTCCTCGCCGGCATGCCATGCATCGTCAAGCCGGCCACCTCGACCAGCTACCTGACCGAAGCCGTGGTTCGCCTGATGGACGAATCGGGGCTGCTGCCGGCTGGCAGCCTGCAACTGGTGGTCGGCAGCACCGGTGACCTGCTCGACCGTCTGCAGGGCCAGGACGTAGTGACCTTCACCGGCTCCGCCGACACCGCCGCCAAACTGCGCGTCACGCCCAACCTGATCCGCAACTCGGTGCCGTTCACCGCCGAGGCCGACTCGCTCAACTGCGCCATCCTCGGCCCGGACGTGACCCCGGACAGCCCGGAGTTCGACCTGTACATCAAGGAGGTGGTGCGCGAGATGACCACCAAGGCCGGGCAGAAATGCACCGCCATCCGCCGCGCCATCGTGCCAGCCAAGCATATCGACGCCGTGGCCACCCGCCTGCGCGAGCGCCTGAGCAAGGTGGTGGTCGGTGATCCATCGGTCGAAGGCGTGCGCATGGGCGCCCTGGCTTCCCATGATCAGCAGCGCGACGTCGGCGAGCGCGTGCGTAGCCTGCTGCACAGTTGCGACCAGGTGTTCGGTGCCAGCGATGGCTTCGCTCCGCGTGGCGAAGGCGTGGCCGAGGGTGCGTTCTTCGCCCCGACCCTGCTCCAGGCCCGTGACCCGCATGCCGAAGGCGGCGCCCACGACATCGAGGCGTTCGGCCCGGTCAGCACGCTGATGGCCTACGACGACCTTGACGAAGCGCTGGCCCTGGCCGCCCGCGGCAAGGGCAGCCTGGTGGCGTCCCTGGTCACCGCCGACCGCGCGGTAGCGGCCAAGGCCATCCCGGTCGCCGCCGCCTGGCACGGCCGCCTGCTGGTACTCGACAGCGAAGCCGCGCAGGAATCGACCGGCCACGGTTCGCCCCTGCCGCAACTCAAGCACGGCGGCCCTGGGCGTGCCGGTGGCGGTGAGGAGCTGGGCGGCCTGCGTGCGGTCAAGCATTACCTGCAACGTGCAGCGGTACAGGGATCGCCGAGCATGCTCAGCGCCGTGACCGGTGAATACGTGCGTGGCGCGCAAGTGATCGAGACCGAGGTGCACCCGTTCCGCCGCTACTTCGAGGAGCTGCGCATCGGCGAGTCGCTGCTGACCCACCGCCGCACCGTGACCGAAGCCGACCTGGTCAACTTCGGCTGCCTGTCGGGCGACCATTTCTACATGCACTTCGACGAGATCGCGGCCAAGGAGTCGCAGTTCGGCAAGCGCATCGCCCATGGCTACTTCGTGCTGTCGGCGGCTGCCGGGCTGTTCGTTTCGCCGGGCGCAGGGCCGGTGCTGGCCAACTACGGGCTCGATACCCTGCGCTTCATCAACCCGGTGGGCATCGGCGACACCATCCAGGCGCGGCTGACCTGCAAGCGCAAGATCGACCAAGGCAAGACCAGCCCCCTGGGGCAACCGCAGGGCGTGGTGGCCTGGGACGTGGAGGTGACCAACCAGCTAGGGGAAATCGTTGCCAGCTACGACATCCTGACGTTGGTGTTGAAGAAGGGGTGA
- the paaD gene encoding 1,2-phenylacetyl-CoA epoxidase subunit PaaD yields the protein MQPGELIAGDRGARAARGDDLARAWAVLGEVMDPEVPVVSVVDLGIVRDVDWRAGHLHLVVTPTYSGCPATEVIEGDIRQALEQAGFAAPDLERRLTPAWSTDWISAQGRERLRAYGIAPPQGSASKRSLLGEAPEVCCPQCGSAHTELLSQFGSTACKALYRCRECLEPFDYFKCI from the coding sequence ATGCAACCTGGTGAACTGATCGCCGGGGACCGCGGCGCCCGTGCAGCCCGCGGCGACGACCTCGCTCGGGCCTGGGCAGTGCTGGGCGAAGTCATGGACCCGGAAGTGCCGGTAGTCAGCGTGGTGGACCTGGGGATCGTGCGCGACGTCGACTGGCGCGCCGGCCACCTGCACCTCGTCGTTACCCCGACCTACTCCGGCTGCCCGGCCACCGAGGTGATCGAGGGCGACATCCGCCAGGCGCTGGAACAAGCCGGCTTCGCCGCCCCGGACCTCGAGCGCCGGCTGACGCCGGCCTGGAGCACCGATTGGATCAGCGCCCAAGGCCGTGAACGCCTGCGCGCCTATGGCATCGCTCCGCCGCAAGGCAGCGCCAGCAAGCGCAGCCTGCTCGGCGAAGCCCCCGAGGTGTGCTGCCCGCAATGCGGCAGCGCCCACACCGAACTGCTCAGCCAGTTCGGCTCCACGGCCTGCAAGGCGCTGTACCGCTGCCGCGAGTGCCTGGAGCCGTTCGACTATTTCAAATGCATTTGA